From Salarias fasciatus chromosome 12, fSalaFa1.1, whole genome shotgun sequence, the proteins below share one genomic window:
- the bmp1a gene encoding bone morphogenetic protein 1a encodes MELRARCLFLLSCLGVISAIDLEAIDPGYYEDPVATQEPIDYKDPCKAAAYLGDIALDEEDLRSFKVDRIIDLAQRTVRTVNHTDAGSTNQTSPNRLASLRRKRAATSRPERVWPEGVIPYVISGNFSGSQRAIFRQAMRHWEKHTCVTFIERTQEESYIVFTYRPCGCCSYVGRRGGGPQAISIGKNCDKFGIVVHELGHVIGFWHEHTRPDRDEHVSIIRDNIQPGQEYNFLKMEPGEVDSLGEVYDFDSIMHYARNTFSRGIFLDTILPRYDVNGVRPPIGQRTRLSKGDIAQARKLYKCSRCGDSLQDSNGNFSSPGFPNGYSAYMHCIWRISVTPGEKIILNFTSMDLYRSHLCWYDHVEIRDGYWRKAPLKGRFCGDKLPEPIISTDSRLWIEFRSSSNWVGKGFSAVYEAICGGEVKKDNGQIQSPNYPDDYRPNKVCVWKISVTQGFHVGLTFQSFEIERHDSCAYDYLEVRDGNSENSRLLGRFCGYDKPDDIKTTSNHLWMKFVSDGSVNKAGFAANFFKEMDECSKPDNGRCEQRCVNTLGSYKCECDPGYELAADKRSCEAACGGFITKLNGSITSPGWPREYPPNKNCIWQLVAPTQYRITLLFDVFETEGNDVCKYDYVEVRSGLSADSRLHGKFCGAEKPEAITSQYNNMRIEFKSDNTVSKKGFKAQFFSDKDECSKENGGCQHECVNTFGSYSCQCRSGFVLHENKHDCKEAGCDHTVNSVSGVITSPNWPDKYPSKKACTWALTTTPGHRIKIAFNEIDMEAHLECAYDHIEIYDGRDGKSPTLGRFCGTKKPPPITSSGNKLFIRFFSDNSVQKKGFEASHTAECGGRLKAEVKTKDLFSHAQFGDNNYPGASDCQWVISAEKGYGVELIFQTFEIEEEADCGYDYMELFDGADTKSPRLGRYCGSGPPEEIYSAGDSIVIKFRSDDTINKKGFHVRYTSTKFQDTLHSRK; translated from the exons CCGCCTATCTGGGTGACATCGCTCTGGACGAGGAGGACCTGCGGTCGTTTAAAGTGGACAGGATTATAGATTTGGCTCAGAGAACTGTCCGGACTGTCAATCACACCGATGCAG GATCAACCAATCAGACCAGTCCGAACAGGCTGGCTTCACTTCGCAGGAAACGAGCCGCCACCTCCAGACCTGAGCGCGTTTGGCCTGAAGGCGTCATTCCCTACGTCATCAGTGGGAACTTCAGTG GCAGCCAGCGGGCGATATTCCGCCAAGCCATGCGCCACTGGGAGAAGCACACCTGCGTGACCTTTATTGAGAGGACACAGGAGGAAAGCTATATTGTCTTCACCTATCGGCCGTGCGG GTGCTGCTCCTATGTGGGTCGTCGAGGCGGGGGCCCCCAGGCCATATCCATCGGCAAAAACTGTGACAAGTTTGGCATTGTGGTGCACGAGCTGGGCCACGTGATCGGCTTCTGGCACGAGCACACGCGGCCCGACCGGGACGAGCACGTCAGCATAATCAGGGACAACATCCAGCCAG GACAGGAGTATAACTTCCTGAAGATGGAGCCGGGGGAGGTGGACTCTCTGGGAGAAGTCTATGACTTCGACAGTATCATGCACTATGCCAGGAACACGTTCTCCAG GGGCATCTTTCTGGACACCATCCTGCCACGCTACGATGTGAACGGCGTGCGACCACCCATTGGCCAGAGAACCAGGCTTAGCAAAGGGGATATTGCTCAGGCACGCAAACTCTACAAATGCTCCA GATGTGGGGACAGTCTGCAGGACAGCAACGGGAACTTCTCCTCCCCTGGCTTCCCCAATGGGTACTCGGCGTACATGCACTGCATCTGGAGGATATCAGTCACACCGGGGGAAAAG ATCATTTTGAACTTCACCTCCATGGACCTGTACAGGAGCCACCTGTGTTGGTACGATCATGTGGAGATCCGAGATGGGTACTGGAGGAAGGCACCGCTCAAAG GTCGGTTTTGTGGCGATAAACTGCCTGAACCCATCATCTCCACCGACAGCCGCCTGTGGATTGAGttccgcagcagcagcaactgGGTGGGAAAAGGCTTCTCCGCCGTGTATGAGG CCATCTGTGGCGGGGAGGTGAAGAAGGACAATGGCCAGATCCAGTCCCCGAACTATCCCGATGACTATCGGCccaacaaagtgtgtgtgtggaagatcTCTGTTACTCAGGGCTTCCACGTTGGCCTCACCTTCCAGTCTTTCGAG ATTGAAAGGCACGACAGCTGTGCTTATGACTACCTTGAGGTGCGTGATGGGAATTCAGAGAACAGCCGCCTCTTGGGCCGCTTCTGCGGCTACGACAAGCCGGACGACATCAAAACCACCTCCAACCATCTGTGGATGAAATTCGTCTCAGATGGGTCCGTCAACAAGGCGGGCTTTGCTGCTAACTTCTTCAAAG agatgGATGAGTGCTCCAAGCCGGACAACGGTCGCTGTGAGCAACGCTGTGTCAACACACTAGGCAGCTACAAGTGTGAATGTGACCCAGGCTATGAGCTGGCTGCAGACAAGCGCAGCTGTGAGG CTGCCTGTGGAGGCTTCATCACCAAGCTGAATGGCTCCATCACCAGTCCAGGCTGGCCCAGAGAGTATCCCCCAAACAAGAACTGCATCTGGCAGCTGGTCGCTCCCACGCAGTACCGCATCACCCTGCTTTTCGATGTCTTTGAGACCGAGGGCAATGAC GTGTGTAAGTACGACTACGTGGAGGTTCGCAGCGGACTTTCGGCCGACTCGAGGCTGCACGGGAAGTTCTGCGGGGCGGAGAAACCAGAAGCCATCACTTCTCAGTACAACAACATGCGCATCGAGTTCAAATCCGACAACACCGTGTCCAAAAAGGGCTTCAAAGCGCAGTTCTTCTCAG ACAAAGACGAGTGCTCGAAGGAGAACGGCGGCTGTCAGCACGAGTGTGTCAACACCTTCGGGAGCTACAGCTGCCAGTGCAGGAGTGGCTTTGTGCTGCACGAGAACAAACACGACTGTAAAGAAG CGGGTTGCGATCACACAGTGAACAGTGTGAGTGGTGTCATTACCAGCCCCAACTGGCCAGATAAGTACCCCAGCAAGAAGGCGTGCACCTGGGCGCTCACCACCACTCCAGGCCATCGTATCAAAATC GCCTTTAATGAGATCGACATGGAGGCCCACCTGGAGTGTGCTTACGACCACATTGAGATTTACGACGGCCGAGATGGAAAATCGCCGACCCTGGGTCGCTTCTGCGGCACCAAGAAACCTCCGCCCATCACATCCAGCGGCAACAAGCTTTTCATCCGCTTCTTCTCTGACAACTCGGTGCAGAAGAAAGGCTTTGAGGCATCTCATACTGCAG AGTGCGGAGGTCGTCTCAAGGCTGAAGTCAAAACCAAGGACCTCTTCTCCCACGCCCAGTTCGGCGACAATAACTACCCCGGGGCGTCCGACTGCCAGTGGGTGATTTCGGCCGAGAAAGGCTACGGCGTGGAGCTCATCTTCCAGACCTTTGAGATCGAGGAGGAGGCGGACTGCGGCTACGACTACATGGAGCTCTTCGACGGCGCTGACACCAAGTCTCCGCGGCTGGGACGCTACTGCGGTTCGGGG